One genomic segment of Salinigranum rubrum includes these proteins:
- a CDS encoding DUF5817 domain-containing protein, whose product MYAVVGCTDCAALWLLSDPASSKTARCPRCGRRHQTRKLKRLFESDDRDTARQARAELLAKKQGASEAFSDLETVAEMEAETETPVIDDREYLEESGLDADEVAAAGREETRSRTRDEVVRDAIREGDRPTEGEIVAYADEHGVPAAAARDLLAKLTRRGDVSESRGRYRLL is encoded by the coding sequence ATGTACGCGGTCGTCGGCTGTACCGACTGTGCGGCGCTGTGGCTCCTCTCGGACCCCGCCTCGTCGAAGACGGCGCGGTGTCCACGCTGTGGTCGTCGCCATCAGACGCGGAAGCTGAAGCGCCTCTTCGAGTCCGACGACCGCGACACCGCGCGGCAGGCGCGGGCCGAGTTACTGGCGAAGAAACAGGGGGCGTCGGAGGCGTTTTCGGACCTCGAAACCGTCGCGGAGATGGAGGCCGAGACGGAGACGCCGGTCATCGACGACCGGGAGTACCTGGAGGAGTCGGGCCTCGACGCCGACGAGGTGGCCGCGGCCGGCCGCGAGGAGACGCGGTCGCGCACCCGCGACGAGGTGGTCAGGGACGCGATTCGGGAGGGCGACCGGCCCACCGAAGGGGAAATCGTCGCGTACGCCGACGAGCACGGCGTGCCCGCGGCGGCCGCCCGCGACCTCCTGGCGAAACTCACGCGTCGGGGCGACGTGTCGGAGAGTCGGGGACGATACCGACTGCTCTGA
- the hmgA gene encoding hydroxymethylglutaryl-CoA reductase (NADPH), which translates to MTDSDTDPTPEALAERVRAGEVRFHALEEHADPDTATAARRLLVEEQSGASLETVGEYAFDAAAADPNIENMIGAVQIPAGVVGPVTVDGGAASGNYYLPMATTEGALLASVNRGCSVIDRAGGATARVTTSGMTRAPVFRVDSVVEGEALASWVRDNGSTLKDAAEETTSHGELEAVKPYVVGDNVFLRFRYDTKDAMGMNMATIATQAACDVVEAETTASLVALSGNLCTDKKPAAINAVEGRGRSVTADVLIPRDVVEERLHTTPAAIAEVNTRKNLVGSAKAGSLGFNAHVANVVAAMFLATGQDAAQVVEGANAITTADVREEGLYASVSLASLEVGTVGGGTKLPTQAEGLDVLGVRGGGDPAGNNADALAECIAVGALAGELSLLSALASRHLSSAHESLGR; encoded by the coding sequence ATGACCGACTCGGACACGGACCCGACCCCCGAGGCGCTCGCGGAGCGCGTCCGCGCGGGCGAAGTCCGGTTTCACGCGCTGGAAGAACACGCCGACCCCGACACGGCCACGGCGGCCCGACGCCTGCTCGTCGAGGAGCAGTCGGGTGCGTCGCTCGAAACGGTCGGCGAGTACGCGTTCGACGCCGCCGCCGCCGACCCGAACATCGAGAACATGATCGGTGCGGTCCAGATTCCCGCGGGCGTCGTCGGTCCCGTCACCGTCGACGGCGGCGCCGCCTCCGGCAACTACTACCTCCCGATGGCCACGACGGAGGGGGCGCTCCTCGCGTCGGTCAACCGCGGCTGTTCGGTCATCGACCGCGCGGGCGGCGCGACGGCGAGAGTGACCACCTCCGGGATGACCCGCGCGCCAGTGTTCCGCGTCGACTCGGTCGTCGAGGGCGAGGCGCTCGCGTCGTGGGTCCGGGACAACGGGTCGACGTTGAAAGATGCCGCCGAGGAGACGACGAGCCACGGGGAGTTAGAAGCGGTGAAGCCGTACGTCGTGGGCGACAACGTCTTCTTGCGCTTCAGATACGACACGAAGGACGCGATGGGGATGAACATGGCCACCATCGCCACGCAGGCGGCCTGCGACGTCGTCGAGGCGGAGACGACCGCCTCGCTCGTGGCGCTGTCGGGCAACCTCTGCACGGACAAGAAGCCCGCCGCCATCAACGCAGTCGAGGGGCGCGGGCGGTCGGTGACGGCCGACGTCCTGATTCCGCGAGACGTCGTCGAGGAGCGCCTCCACACCACGCCCGCGGCCATCGCGGAGGTCAACACCCGGAAGAACCTGGTCGGGAGCGCGAAGGCCGGTTCCCTGGGGTTCAACGCCCACGTCGCCAACGTCGTCGCCGCGATGTTCCTCGCGACGGGGCAGGACGCCGCACAGGTCGTCGAGGGGGCCAACGCCATCACCACCGCCGACGTGCGAGAGGAGGGCCTCTACGCCTCGGTGTCGCTCGCCTCCCTCGAAGTCGGAACCGTCGGCGGCGGGACGAAGCTCCCGACGCAGGCCGAAGGACTGGACGTCCTTGGAGTGCGCGGCGGCGGCGACCCAGCGGGGAACAACGCCGACGCGCTCGCGGAGTGCATCGCCGTCGGCGCGCTCGCGGGCGAACTCTCCCTCTTATCGGCGCTGGCGTCGCGTCATCTCTCCAGTGCGCACGAGTCGCTGGGACGGTGA
- a CDS encoding J domain-containing protein: MDRDRLVLGLAAVFAGLTVLLVVLSFTQQLFLLVIAVPFAATTYFMWYHASGRLQERTRTRRVRAGSRFRGPRGGQTGPGGFGAGAQRQGQSRFGGQRASSGPSQREAYRTLGLDPGADDEAVRSAYRERVKEVHPDRPSGDEDEFKRVNRAYERLTDEPT; this comes from the coding sequence GTGGACCGAGACCGACTCGTCTTGGGGCTCGCAGCCGTCTTCGCCGGTCTGACCGTCCTTCTAGTGGTGCTGTCGTTCACTCAGCAGTTGTTCCTGCTCGTTATCGCGGTTCCGTTCGCCGCGACCACCTACTTCATGTGGTATCACGCTAGCGGCCGCCTCCAGGAACGGACCCGGACCCGACGCGTCCGTGCGGGTAGTCGGTTCCGCGGCCCCCGAGGTGGGCAGACCGGACCGGGTGGGTTCGGCGCCGGTGCCCAGCGGCAGGGTCAGTCCCGGTTCGGCGGACAGCGCGCGTCCTCCGGACCGTCACAGCGCGAGGCGTACCGGACGCTCGGACTGGACCCCGGCGCCGACGACGAGGCCGTCCGGAGCGCGTACCGCGAACGGGTGAAGGAGGTCCACCCGGACCGCCCGTCGGGGGACGAAGACGAGTTCAAACGCGTCAACCGGGCGTACGAGCGGTTGACCGACGAACCGACGTAG
- the pyrF gene encoding orotidine-5'-phosphate decarboxylase, producing MNEDFFDRLRDRIDRVDSVVSVGLDPDPTRIPEHLDEYDLPRWAFNRRIIDATHEHAACYKPNAAFYEDGDGWRALRETIAYAHGKDVPVLLDAKRADIGNTSRQYAKLLDHADAITLNPYLGRDSLEPFLSRADKGVFVLCRTSNPGGSDVQDLELASGDRVYERVAALADLWNRNGNVGLVVGATTPEELESVREQVPDLPFLVPGVGAQGGDAEAAVTHGLADGVGLVNSSRGIIFAGEDRGAAFAKAAGEAAKRLKKRLNRYR from the coding sequence ATGAACGAGGACTTCTTCGACCGCCTCCGCGACCGCATCGACCGGGTCGACAGCGTCGTCTCCGTCGGCCTCGACCCCGACCCCACCCGCATCCCCGAGCACCTCGACGAGTACGACCTGCCCCGCTGGGCGTTCAACCGCCGGATCATCGACGCGACGCACGAACACGCGGCCTGCTACAAGCCGAACGCCGCCTTCTACGAGGACGGCGACGGCTGGCGTGCGCTCCGCGAGACCATCGCGTACGCTCACGGGAAGGACGTCCCCGTCCTCCTGGACGCGAAGCGGGCCGACATCGGTAACACGTCCCGACAGTACGCGAAGCTTCTCGACCACGCCGACGCCATCACGCTCAATCCGTATCTGGGCAGAGACTCGCTCGAACCGTTTCTCTCCCGCGCCGACAAGGGCGTGTTCGTCCTCTGTCGGACCTCCAACCCCGGCGGAAGCGACGTACAGGACCTCGAACTCGCCTCGGGCGACCGCGTCTACGAGCGCGTCGCAGCGCTCGCGGACCTGTGGAACCGAAACGGGAACGTCGGTCTCGTCGTCGGGGCGACGACGCCCGAGGAACTCGAATCCGTCCGCGAACAGGTGCCGGACCTCCCCTTCCTCGTGCCCGGCGTCGGCGCGCAGGGCGGTGACGCCGAGGCCGCCGTCACCCACGGCCTCGCGGACGGCGTCGGCCTCGTGAACTCCTCTCGCGGTATCATCTTCGCCGGCGAAGACCGGGGAGCGGCGTTCGCCAAGGCGGCCGGTGAAGCGGCGAAGCGGCTGAAGAAGCGACTCAATCGGTACCGCTGA
- a CDS encoding C2H2-type zinc finger protein: MYGTAQEPYRCEACGKEFETERALRAHVHTVGLVD; this comes from the coding sequence ATGTACGGAACAGCGCAGGAACCGTACCGGTGTGAGGCGTGCGGAAAGGAGTTCGAGACGGAGCGCGCCCTCAGGGCGCACGTCCACACGGTGGGACTCGTCGACTGA
- a CDS encoding amidohydrolase, with amino-acid sequence MTAAADLILTDAEVHSLSDPDETYEALAVRDGRIVRLTNAYDVDFLAGTDTRVVELDGRVVLPGFVDAHTHLPMVGRRLVHADLSVDSRTAALDHLRERAAEVEVEGEGERGNEWVQGFGYDESRWDDDRYLTRTDLDGVSDSRPVVAFREDMHVASLNSVALDRLGLAAGDHGGDVQGEEEATGVLVETAVDDVWDAVSPTRDETRALIEAAQRHANERGVTGVHDMVRNSHAPEVYRDLQETDDLSLRVRLNYWSDHLDALIDVGLRTNHGSGLVTVGAIKTYTDGSFGGRTAKLSSPYADADTTGQWVVPPAELNALVTRADDAGFQVTAHAIGDEAVEAVLDAFERVSDADADSRHRIEHVELADDAAIERMRELGVVASVQPNFLKWADEGGLYERRLGPRRTETNRYRAMVDAGVPLAFGSDCMPLDPLLGIACAVDAPHESQRLSTTEALRAYTAGGAYAGFDEDRLGTLALGTRADLVVLDESPWEADETADVDPVMTVVDGDVVYESESLA; translated from the coding sequence ATGACCGCGGCCGCCGACCTCATCCTCACCGACGCGGAGGTACACTCCCTCTCCGACCCCGACGAGACGTACGAGGCGCTCGCCGTGCGCGACGGCCGAATCGTCCGCCTCACGAACGCCTACGACGTCGACTTTCTCGCGGGCACCGACACCCGGGTGGTCGAACTCGACGGTCGCGTCGTCCTCCCGGGCTTCGTCGACGCCCACACCCACCTCCCGATGGTCGGCCGCCGACTCGTTCACGCGGACCTCTCGGTCGATTCTCGCACCGCTGCCCTCGACCACCTCCGCGAGCGCGCGGCCGAGGTAGAGGTCGAGGGTGAGGGTGAGCGCGGGAACGAGTGGGTCCAGGGCTTCGGCTACGACGAGTCGCGCTGGGACGACGACCGCTACCTCACCCGCACGGACCTCGACGGGGTCTCCGACTCTCGCCCCGTCGTCGCCTTCCGCGAGGACATGCACGTCGCGTCGCTCAACTCGGTCGCCCTCGACCGCCTCGGCCTCGCTGCGGGCGACCACGGGGGCGACGTTCAGGGTGAGGAAGAGGCGACGGGCGTCCTCGTCGAGACGGCGGTCGACGACGTCTGGGACGCCGTCTCGCCCACCCGAGACGAGACGCGCGCACTCATAGAGGCGGCCCAGCGCCACGCGAACGAACGCGGCGTCACCGGCGTCCACGACATGGTCCGGAACTCCCACGCACCCGAGGTGTACCGCGACCTCCAGGAGACGGACGACCTCTCACTCCGCGTTCGACTCAACTACTGGTCCGACCACCTCGACGCTCTGATCGACGTCGGTCTCCGGACGAACCACGGGTCGGGACTCGTCACCGTGGGTGCCATCAAGACCTACACGGACGGGAGCTTCGGCGGGCGGACGGCGAAGCTTTCGAGTCCGTACGCCGACGCCGACACGACGGGCCAGTGGGTCGTCCCGCCCGCGGAACTGAACGCCCTCGTGACCAGGGCCGACGACGCGGGCTTTCAGGTGACGGCCCACGCCATCGGCGACGAGGCGGTCGAGGCCGTCCTCGACGCGTTCGAGCGAGTTTCCGACGCGGATGCCGACAGCCGTCACCGCATCGAACACGTCGAACTCGCCGACGACGCGGCCATCGAACGGATGCGCGAGCTAGGCGTCGTCGCCTCGGTCCAACCGAACTTCCTGAAGTGGGCCGACGAGGGCGGCCTGTACGAGCGACGGCTCGGCCCTCGACGAACCGAGACGAACCGCTACCGCGCGATGGTCGACGCCGGTGTCCCGCTGGCGTTCGGGAGCGACTGCATGCCGCTCGACCCCTTGCTCGGAATCGCCTGCGCCGTCGACGCGCCCCACGAGAGCCAGCGCCTCTCGACCACCGAGGCGCTCCGCGCGTACACCGCCGGAGGTGCGTACGCCGGCTTCGACGAGGACCGACTCGGGACGCTCGCGCTCGGCACCCGGGCGGATCTGGTCGTCCTCGACGAGTCGCCGTGGGAGGCGGACGAGACTGCCGACGTCGACCCCGTGATGACCGTCGTGGACGGGGACGTCGTCTACGAGTCGGAGTCACTGGCGTAG
- a CDS encoding cupin domain-containing protein yields the protein MERVPLSGVEPAEAVDGVHLSQLAAGTEMSVQHFRIDPGARVPEHSHPHEQTGYVTAGELTFLVDGEEVTVSAGDSYAIPGDEPHGAENRGDEPVEGVDIFAPPRVNPDWDGADES from the coding sequence ATGGAGCGCGTTCCACTCTCGGGAGTAGAGCCCGCCGAAGCGGTCGACGGTGTTCACCTCTCGCAACTGGCCGCCGGGACGGAGATGAGCGTCCAGCACTTCCGCATCGACCCCGGCGCTCGCGTCCCCGAGCACAGTCACCCGCACGAACAGACCGGCTACGTCACGGCCGGCGAACTCACCTTCCTCGTCGACGGGGAGGAAGTCACCGTCTCGGCGGGCGACTCGTACGCCATCCCCGGCGACGAACCACACGGCGCCGAGAACCGCGGCGACGAACCCGTCGAGGGCGTCGACATCTTCGCCCCGCCCCGGGTGAACCCCGACTGGGACGGCGCGGACGAGTCGTGA